One part of the Phoenix dactylifera cultivar Barhee BC4 chromosome 4, palm_55x_up_171113_PBpolish2nd_filt_p, whole genome shotgun sequence genome encodes these proteins:
- the LOC103696147 gene encoding putative glutamine amidotransferase GAT1_2.1, producing the protein MASSQLSQILPRVLIVSRRTVRKNKFVDFVGEYHLVLLVGYGAVPVIVPRVSGIHVLLDSFEPIHGVLLCEGEDIDPSLYEGGDVAGLSPEEVEEVRRLHASDTAIDREKDSIELRLAKLCLERNIPYLGICRGSQVLNVACGGTLYQDIGKELARKCRPEDATVHMDYDHYDGHRHSVRVVEDTPLHSWFRESLEEGRMEIEVNSYHHQGVKRLAERFVPMAFAPDGLIEAFFDPDAYNPEEGKFIMGLQFHPERMRRPGSEEFDYPGCPAAYQEFVKAVMAYQKKVNSSMNPQDGLKLDQEMEKKRKIIVRSFSLAKHMYVSGHDMHPSKEQDLEAGAEFLESNTALSLQQEKRLKQMGATVRNASSYLERLKMNEQREKAAKNVMGKMSIEQLSELLSFYHMMGQICSEVLEKKLMAT; encoded by the exons ATGGCTTCCTCGCAGCTGTCTCAAATCCTCCCTCGTGTTCTCATTGTCTCTCGCCGGACCGTCCGCAAGAACAAGTTCGTCGACTTCGTCG GGGAATATCATCTTGTTCTTTTAGTCGGCTATGGGGCGGTGCCGGTGATCGTGCCACGAGTTTCCGGCATCCACGTGCTTCTCGACAGCTTCGAGCCGATCCACGGAGTCCTCCTCTGCGAGGGGGAGGACATCGATCCCTCTCTATACGAGGGGGGCGATGTCGCCGGCCTCTCCCCGGAGGAGGTCGAGGAGGTCCGGCGCCTCCACGCGAGCGACACCGCCATCGACCGCGAGAAGGACTCCATCGAGCTCCGCCTCGCCAAGCTCTGCCTCGAGCGCAACATCCCTTACCTTGGCATCTGCAGGGGCTCCCAGGTCCTCAACGTCGCCTGCGGCGGCACTCTGTACCAGGACATCGGAAAGGAGCTCGCCAGGAAGTGCAGGCCGGAGGATGCCACCGTCCACATGGACTACGATCATTACGACGGGCACCGGCATTCCGTGAGGGTGGTGGAGGACACACCGCTGCACTCTTGGTTCCGGGAGTCGTTGGAAGAGGGGAGGATGGAAATTGAGGTCAATAGCTATCACCACCAAGGGGTGAAGAGGCTGGCCGAACGGTTCGTTCCCATGGCGTTCGCGCCAGATGGATTGATCGAGGCCTTCTTCGATCCCGACGCCTATAATCCTGAGGAGGGCAAGTTCATCATGGGCTTGCAGTTCCATCCGGAGAGAATGAGGCGGCCGGGGTCGGAAGAGTTTGATTACCCAGGATGCCCTGCAGCTTATCAG GAATTTGTTAAAGCAGTGATGGCTTATCAGAAAAAGGTCAATAGCTCGATGAATCCGCAAGATGGCCTAAAATTGGATCaggaaatggagaagaagaggaaaattaTTGTTCGAAGTTTCTCACTTGCGAAGCATATGTATGTTTCTGGACATGACATGCACCCATCCAAAGAACAAGATCTTGAAGCAGGAGCAGAATTCCTTGAG TCAAATACAGCATTGAGCCTGCAGCAGGAGAAGAGGCTGAAGCAAATGGGTGCGACGGTGAGGAATGCGTCCTCCTATCTAGAGAGGCTTAAGATGAATGAGCAGCGGGAGAAGGCAGCAAAGAATGTGATGGGGAAGATGTCCATTGAGCAGTTGTCTGAACTGCTTTCTTTTTATCACATGATGGGGCAGATATGCTCAGAGGTGTTGGAGAAGAAGCTAATGGCCACTTGA